In Phaeodactylum tricornutum CCAP 1055/1 chromosome 21, whole genome shotgun sequence, the following proteins share a genomic window:
- a CDS encoding predicted protein, whose protein sequence is MAAISFGSILLLLLSLSLAQLLRWNPMWFGRSAGELPSSSEFFVFHEHDTLDDALFQHVGQLGDEFDAYRNHCLRVLSFAVHHLGGLRNVTNRQVNLMALALAYHDIALWTDGKLDYLDPSAALLLRDLRKNDKSGSVQDLQDADFVTLREIVLQHHKLTTWTPPEGSQADELLVNAVRKGDWADATIGMIRFGLPAAYLEKAYTELPEGGFHRILARMGGRLSPDSITERLAVLNIFKL, encoded by the coding sequence ATGGCGGCTATATCTTTTGGAAGCATACTGCTCCTTctcctttctctttcgttGGCTCAGCTACTCCGATGGAACCCAATGTGGTTTGGTCGTTCGGCGGGGGAGCTGCCATCGTCGTCAGAGTTCTTTGTTTTTCACGAACACGATACTCTCGACGACGCCCTCTTTCAACACGTTGGACAGCTGGGCGATGAATTTGATGCGTACCGGAATCACTGTTTACGGGTTTTGAGCTTTGCGGTACATCACTTGGGTGGACTCCGAAACGTTACGAACCGTCAAGTCAATCTCATGGCGCTGGCACTCGCGTATCACGATATTGCTCTGTGGACGGACGGTAAGTTGGACTATCTGGACCCGTCCGCCGCGCTCCTGTTGCGAGATCTGCGCAAGAACGACAAAAGTGGTTCCGTCCAAGATCTGCAGGACGCTGACTTTGTGACCCTGCGTGAAATTGTGTTGCAGCACCACAAGCTGACGACTTGGACTCCTCCCGAAGGAAGTCAGGCCGATGAGTTGCTGGTGAACGCCGTGCGCAAAGGCGATTGGGCGGATGCCACCATTGGTATGATCCGCTTCGGTTTACCTGCAGCCTATTTAGAGAAGGCATATACAGAGTTACCAGAAGGCGGATTCCACCGAATACTTGCTCGCATGGGAGGACGGCTATCACCTGATTCAATCACTGAAAGGCTCGCTGTCCTCAACATTTTCAAGTTGTAA